A window of the Halobacterium hubeiense genome harbors these coding sequences:
- a CDS encoding UbiA family prenyltransferase, whose amino-acid sequence MTGTHTARGVLATVQPTFMLPAVGLALAGGALAPTVSLPLAAAHAATVAAALYTAHVVDEYVDAHVRGEHDPVLSATAATAAAVASSLGFSALAALLWAAGAREAVAATLPLWALAVLHAPVLDTHPLSVTVDYPVGVALAFLGGYLAQTGRLAPGVAAVAALLVVSLSGLKVSIDRLDREFDRTIGKRTLPVLLGDRASTRVGAAIHALAAALVVGFVAAAVLPPLALVAGVVALADAALAVAVAPRWSVRAQMALAYPFTAALLAAQCASAGCVAAETAGLAG is encoded by the coding sequence GTGACCGGCACGCACACCGCCCGCGGGGTCCTCGCGACCGTCCAGCCGACGTTCATGCTCCCGGCGGTCGGGCTCGCACTCGCCGGCGGCGCGCTCGCGCCGACCGTCTCGCTCCCGCTGGCCGCCGCTCACGCGGCCACCGTCGCCGCCGCCCTCTACACGGCGCACGTCGTCGACGAGTACGTTGACGCACACGTGCGCGGCGAGCACGACCCGGTGCTCTCGGCGACCGCCGCGACGGCCGCCGCGGTCGCGTCCTCGCTCGGGTTCAGCGCGCTCGCCGCGCTCCTGTGGGCCGCCGGTGCTCGCGAAGCGGTCGCCGCGACGCTCCCGCTGTGGGCGCTCGCCGTCCTCCACGCGCCAGTCCTCGACACGCACCCGCTGTCCGTCACCGTCGACTACCCGGTCGGCGTCGCGCTCGCGTTCCTCGGCGGCTACCTCGCCCAGACCGGCCGCCTCGCGCCCGGCGTCGCCGCCGTCGCCGCCCTCCTCGTCGTCTCGCTGTCCGGGCTGAAAGTCTCCATCGACCGACTCGACCGGGAGTTCGACCGCACCATCGGCAAGCGCACGCTCCCCGTGCTGCTCGGGGACCGCGCGAGCACGCGCGTCGGCGCCGCCATTCACGCGCTCGCCGCCGCGCTCGTCGTCGGGTTCGTCGCGGCGGCCGTCCTCCCGCCGCTCGCGCTGGTCGCCGGTGTGGTCGCGCTCGCCGACGCCGCGCTCGCGGTCGCCGTCGCGCCCCGATGGTCGGTCCGCGCGCAGATGGCGCTGGCGTACCCGTTCACGGCGGCGCTGCTCGCGGCGCAGTGCGCGAGCGCGGGCTGTGTGGCCGCAGAAACCGCGGGACTGGCGGGCTGA
- a CDS encoding MBL fold metallo-hydrolase: MLTEPATDVYDVTLAEFNGGRYRLFVFDGDAPTLVDAGLEGTTDAVADALADLGIEPERLVVTHGDGDHVGGLPGLVERYDLETWLPEGLDIDGHEPDHQFGDGDDVGRFTAVHTPGHASEHHSLVDEDSGVAVIGDALFGADSRGLPEGHFVLPPAYYSEDLHTAEESLEKLVEYDFDVGLVYHGESVTEDASEKLDAFVNFAGKP; the protein is encoded by the coding sequence ATGCTCACGGAGCCAGCCACCGACGTCTACGATGTGACGCTCGCGGAGTTCAACGGCGGCCGCTACCGGCTGTTCGTCTTCGACGGCGACGCGCCGACGCTCGTGGACGCCGGCCTCGAAGGCACGACCGACGCGGTCGCGGACGCCCTCGCGGACCTCGGCATCGAACCGGAACGCCTCGTCGTCACGCACGGGGACGGCGACCACGTCGGCGGTCTCCCCGGGCTCGTGGAGCGCTACGACCTCGAAACGTGGCTCCCGGAGGGTCTCGATATCGACGGCCACGAGCCGGACCACCAGTTCGGGGACGGCGACGACGTGGGTCGGTTCACGGCCGTCCACACGCCCGGGCACGCGTCCGAGCACCACTCGCTCGTGGACGAGGACAGCGGCGTCGCGGTCATCGGGGACGCGCTGTTCGGCGCGGACTCCCGCGGCCTCCCGGAGGGGCACTTCGTGCTGCCGCCGGCGTACTACTCCGAGGACCTCCACACAGCCGAGGAGTCCCTAGAGAAACTCGTCGAGTACGACTTCGACGTGGGGCTGGTCTACCACGGCGAGAGCGTCACCGAGGACGCCAGCGAGAAACTGGACGCGTTCGTGAACTTCGCGGGGAAGCCGTAG
- a CDS encoding acetate--CoA ligase family protein: MSEDPIAAAQADGRTTLTEAEAKSLLADAGIETPAFSVAADAEAAVEAAADIGFPVVVKVSSPAVTHKSEWADGAGVAVGLDSPDAVREAAEAIFDAADARGIDADVLVEEARDVDAGTEVIVGGLRDPSFGPVVLTGLGGIFTEVYEDTSHRIAPIDAAEAREAIEELTAIELLEGYRGREPADVDALAEVVAAVGNLVDEHEAISEVDVNPVLATEGGAVALDALVVLGGD; this comes from the coding sequence ATGTCTGAGGACCCCATCGCCGCCGCGCAGGCGGACGGCCGCACGACGCTGACGGAGGCGGAGGCGAAGTCGCTGCTCGCGGACGCGGGCATCGAGACGCCGGCGTTCTCCGTCGCCGCGGACGCCGAGGCGGCTGTGGAGGCCGCCGCGGACATCGGCTTCCCGGTGGTCGTGAAGGTCTCCTCGCCGGCGGTCACGCACAAGAGCGAGTGGGCCGACGGCGCGGGCGTCGCGGTCGGCTTGGATTCGCCGGACGCGGTGCGGGAGGCCGCTGAGGCAATCTTCGATGCGGCGGACGCGCGCGGCATCGACGCGGACGTGCTCGTCGAGGAGGCGCGGGACGTGGACGCCGGCACCGAGGTCATCGTCGGCGGCCTCCGCGACCCGTCGTTCGGCCCGGTCGTGCTGACGGGACTGGGTGGCATCTTCACGGAGGTCTACGAGGACACCAGCCACCGCATCGCGCCCATCGACGCCGCGGAGGCCCGCGAGGCCATCGAGGAGCTGACCGCCATCGAGTTGCTGGAGGGCTACCGCGGCCGCGAGCCCGCGGACGTCGACGCGCTCGCGGAGGTCGTCGCAGCGGTCGGCAACCTCGTTGACGAGCACGAGGCGATTTCGGAAGTGGACGTGAACCCCGTGCTGGCGACGGAGGGCGGCGCGGTGGCGCTGGACGCGCTCGTCGTGCTGGGGGGTGACTGA
- a CDS encoding ABC transporter ATP-binding protein produces the protein MTVLEGEHLTKNFGGIVAVDDVSFSIDKGETVGLIGPNGAGKSTLFRLISGVQEPTEGTVYLDGEDITGMTPHEICHRGLVRTHQIVHPFENLTLAENAAVGAQFGGRNSGDPEERAHEALEFVGLDDMAHTTPDELSVGALKRLEIARALATDPEVLLFDEVAGGLDTDETEAIVELIRDIADRGKTVFLIDHVMRALMSVSERVFVLDNANLIATGTPEEIQNDRRVIEAYLGENAGDAMGDTADAGAD, from the coding sequence ATGACCGTACTCGAAGGCGAGCACCTCACGAAGAACTTCGGCGGCATCGTCGCCGTCGACGACGTCTCCTTCTCCATCGACAAGGGGGAGACCGTGGGCCTCATCGGGCCGAACGGCGCCGGGAAGTCGACGCTGTTCCGGCTCATCTCCGGGGTCCAGGAGCCGACTGAGGGCACCGTCTACCTCGACGGCGAGGACATTACGGGGATGACGCCGCACGAAATCTGTCACCGCGGACTCGTCCGCACCCACCAGATCGTCCACCCCTTCGAGAACCTCACGCTCGCGGAGAACGCCGCCGTCGGCGCGCAGTTCGGCGGCCGGAACTCCGGCGACCCCGAGGAGCGCGCGCACGAGGCCCTGGAGTTCGTCGGGCTCGACGACATGGCTCACACCACGCCGGACGAGCTCAGCGTCGGCGCGCTCAAGCGCCTCGAAATCGCTCGCGCGCTCGCGACCGACCCCGAAGTCCTGCTGTTCGACGAGGTCGCGGGCGGCCTCGACACCGACGAGACGGAGGCCATCGTCGAGCTCATCCGGGACATCGCCGACCGCGGGAAGACCGTCTTCCTCATCGACCACGTGATGCGCGCGCTGATGTCCGTCAGCGAGCGCGTGTTCGTCCTCGACAACGCCAACCTCATCGCCACGGGGACGCCCGAGGAGATTCAGAACGACCGCCGCGTCATCGAAGCCTACCTCGGGGAGAACGCCGGCGACGCGATGGGCGACACCGCCGACGCCGGCGCCGACTGA
- a CDS encoding IclR family transcriptional regulator — protein sequence MPNGPTTRTGVKSDETLFAVLAAVRESDGAGVTELADRLDVAKSTVHNHLATMREHGFVVKRDGKYHLGLELFNYGQAVRNDREVYRAARPVVDDLVAATGEMVWLFTPEDGRVMYLYGGAGETGIDVDTILGSWDYMHCTSGGKAILAHYSEEEVDDVVERHGLPARTPNTVTDREELDAELEAVRERGYALNLGEDLEGIHALAVPLRYEDALVGSLAVAGPAHRVSRERCETELLDQLRASTNDIELNLAYS from the coding sequence ATGCCAAACGGGCCCACGACGCGAACGGGGGTGAAGTCCGACGAGACGCTGTTCGCGGTGTTAGCGGCGGTGCGAGAGTCAGATGGGGCGGGCGTCACGGAGCTCGCCGACCGCCTCGATGTCGCGAAGAGCACCGTCCACAACCACCTCGCGACGATGCGCGAGCACGGGTTCGTCGTGAAGCGCGACGGGAAGTACCACCTCGGGCTGGAGCTGTTCAACTACGGGCAGGCGGTGCGCAACGACCGCGAGGTCTACCGGGCGGCCCGTCCGGTCGTCGACGACCTCGTGGCGGCGACCGGCGAGATGGTGTGGCTGTTCACGCCCGAGGACGGCCGCGTGATGTACCTCTACGGCGGCGCCGGGGAGACCGGCATCGACGTGGACACGATTCTGGGGTCGTGGGACTACATGCACTGCACGTCCGGCGGGAAGGCGATTCTCGCGCACTACTCCGAGGAGGAAGTCGACGACGTGGTGGAGCGCCACGGGCTGCCCGCGCGCACCCCGAACACGGTCACGGACCGCGAGGAACTGGACGCGGAGCTGGAGGCGGTCCGCGAGCGGGGGTACGCGCTGAACCTCGGGGAGGACCTCGAAGGCATCCACGCGCTGGCGGTACCGCTGCGCTACGAGGACGCCCTCGTGGGGTCGCTGGCGGTCGCGGGGCCGGCCCACCGCGTCAGCCGCGAGCGCTGCGAGACGGAACTGCTCGACCAGTTGCGCGCGTCCACGAACGACATCGAACTCAACCTCGCGTACTCGTAG
- a CDS encoding CoA-binding protein → MNLQRLFRPERIAVVGASDTEGKLGYEAMANAVEFDGRVYPVNPSGEGEVFGEPFVESVTDIEETVDLALLAVPAHVVPDVVAECGEAGVGGAVIYAGGFAEAGGEGEELQEAVISAADEHDVALLGPNTSGFVAPASNLLASFAGGVERLRPGGVTILAQSGGVAHQLAFSAHREGRGIATMVGLGNRANVGFEEAIPYFDSDPNTDAIVLHVEGTDDGRALLEACRDSDTPVIAYKVGQADVGDFAESHTGALTGDHALYTAGFAQYGVPTVESTTELFDAGQALANSPEPEGANVGVVTAQAGPGIIIADRLQRAGATLPDLAADTQDEVGEILPGITYAENPVDTGRPMPEFGDVVEAVAEDEHVDVVLVYELFEEALGFPQETLDGLAERVEKPVLFATEGPAESMADDLDALREADVPVFTSPERGADAAAALARYATLDDAAAEEEVSADV, encoded by the coding sequence GTGAACTTACAGCGCCTGTTCCGTCCCGAGCGCATCGCGGTCGTCGGGGCGTCCGACACCGAGGGGAAGCTCGGCTACGAGGCGATGGCGAACGCCGTCGAGTTCGACGGTCGCGTCTACCCAGTGAACCCGTCCGGCGAGGGCGAGGTGTTCGGCGAGCCGTTCGTGGAGTCCGTCACCGACATCGAGGAGACCGTCGACCTCGCGCTGCTGGCGGTGCCCGCGCACGTCGTCCCCGACGTCGTCGCGGAGTGCGGCGAGGCCGGCGTCGGCGGCGCGGTCATCTACGCCGGCGGCTTCGCGGAAGCCGGTGGCGAGGGCGAGGAACTCCAGGAGGCCGTGATTTCGGCCGCCGACGAACACGACGTCGCCCTGCTCGGCCCGAACACGAGCGGGTTCGTCGCGCCCGCGAGCAATCTGCTGGCGTCATTCGCCGGCGGCGTCGAGCGCCTGCGGCCGGGCGGCGTGACGATTCTCGCGCAGAGCGGCGGGGTCGCCCACCAGCTGGCGTTCAGCGCGCACCGCGAGGGCCGCGGCATCGCGACGATGGTGGGGCTCGGGAACCGCGCGAACGTCGGCTTCGAGGAGGCGATTCCGTACTTCGACTCGGACCCGAACACGGACGCCATCGTCCTCCACGTCGAGGGCACCGACGACGGCCGCGCGCTCCTCGAAGCGTGCCGCGACTCGGACACGCCCGTAATCGCGTACAAGGTCGGGCAGGCGGACGTTGGTGACTTCGCGGAGTCCCACACGGGCGCGCTCACGGGCGACCACGCGCTCTACACCGCGGGGTTCGCGCAGTACGGCGTGCCCACCGTGGAGTCCACGACGGAGCTGTTCGACGCCGGGCAGGCGCTGGCGAACTCCCCGGAGCCCGAGGGCGCGAACGTCGGCGTCGTCACGGCGCAGGCCGGTCCGGGCATCATCATCGCGGACCGCCTGCAGCGAGCGGGCGCGACGCTCCCGGACCTCGCGGCGGACACCCAAGACGAGGTCGGCGAGATTCTCCCCGGTATCACGTACGCGGAGAACCCCGTGGACACGGGCCGTCCGATGCCGGAGTTCGGGGACGTGGTCGAAGCGGTCGCGGAGGACGAGCACGTGGACGTGGTGCTCGTCTACGAGCTGTTCGAGGAGGCGCTGGGCTTCCCGCAGGAGACGCTGGACGGCCTCGCCGAGCGCGTCGAGAAGCCCGTGCTGTTCGCGACCGAGGGGCCGGCCGAGTCGATGGCCGACGACCTCGACGCGCTCCGGGAGGCCGACGTACCCGTGTTCACGTCGCCCGAGCGCGGCGCTGACGCGGCCGCGGCGCTCGCGCGCTACGCGACACTAGACGACGCGGCCGCCGAGGAGGAGGTGAGCGCCGATGTCTGA
- a CDS encoding acyl-CoA thioesterase, with protein sequence MAGYEREWTVRFSDTDPFGIAHYPRIVDALHETSDMFMEELGFPFWEISQEHGFGLPLVEMNFEFENPVEAGDEVTIELTPDPGTRSVRFEYEARCDGDVAFSGHEQRVCAHHGGGGSMELPEELRAAFEQYAED encoded by the coding sequence ATGGCGGGCTACGAGCGCGAGTGGACGGTGCGGTTCTCGGACACGGACCCGTTCGGCATCGCGCACTACCCCCGCATCGTGGACGCGCTCCACGAGACCTCCGACATGTTCATGGAGGAGTTGGGCTTCCCGTTCTGGGAAATCTCACAGGAGCACGGGTTCGGGCTGCCGCTCGTGGAGATGAACTTCGAGTTCGAGAACCCCGTGGAGGCCGGCGACGAGGTGACCATCGAACTCACGCCCGACCCGGGGACGCGGAGCGTGCGCTTCGAGTACGAGGCGCGCTGTGACGGCGACGTGGCGTTCTCGGGGCACGAGCAGCGCGTCTGCGCCCACCACGGGGGCGGCGGGTCGATGGAACTCCCCGAGGAGTTGCGCGCGGCGTTCGAGCAGTACGCCGAGGACTGA
- a CDS encoding class I adenylate-forming enzyme family protein: MHYLEAFERSVRVHGDDTAILTDDGRSFTYDEFDRRSTELTNAVTDAVGDSPLAVLTLNGPAAAEAMITGHKRGTPTVQLAFRGTAGELVDMVETAGADALLFDDANADTAVDVIDGADLSVGFHAGSAAVDHPDVVDYEDALDAAAFTLPDRLPADGKTNIFYTSGTTSAPKALAFDGEQMWTGAYQGVMEHGIDQTDLAIVTTPWYHMVTSDAWLYPHWMAGATVLLHEDFDPAEVLELVEDNGATGLLAVPTQLSLLNDVQENAADPYDTSTLSYVRTGGSVVTEELVERTSEFLSEHLYNTYGMTEGGPNFTFAHPSVQDDHPGTIGKESFSWELRVVETAPVTEHPDPEAEVGPGEQGEIIARGPGVPDGYIDNPEAEEKSFFDEWLRTRDVAEVDEDGFLYITDRVDNMFISGGENIYPAEVERAIDGHPAVAETLVFGRDDPEWGKKVTAIVVAEADVDAEELDDFCCKHDGLANYKRPREYVVREEPLPRTDTGTVQRQQAIDRHFD; this comes from the coding sequence ATGCACTACTTGGAAGCATTCGAACGGAGCGTCCGCGTCCACGGCGACGACACCGCCATCCTCACCGACGACGGTCGGTCGTTCACGTACGACGAGTTCGACCGCCGGAGCACCGAACTCACGAACGCAGTCACCGACGCGGTCGGTGACTCTCCGCTCGCAGTCCTCACGCTGAACGGGCCGGCCGCCGCCGAAGCGATGATTACCGGTCACAAGCGCGGCACGCCGACCGTCCAGCTGGCGTTCCGCGGGACCGCCGGCGAACTCGTGGACATGGTCGAGACGGCGGGCGCCGACGCCCTCCTCTTCGACGACGCCAACGCCGACACCGCCGTCGACGTCATCGACGGCGCGGACCTCTCGGTCGGCTTCCACGCCGGCTCGGCGGCCGTCGACCACCCCGACGTGGTCGACTACGAGGACGCGCTGGACGCCGCCGCGTTCACGCTCCCCGACCGCCTCCCGGCGGACGGCAAGACCAACATCTTCTACACGAGCGGCACCACCTCGGCGCCGAAGGCCCTCGCGTTCGACGGCGAGCAGATGTGGACCGGCGCCTACCAGGGCGTGATGGAGCACGGTATCGACCAGACCGACCTCGCCATCGTGACGACGCCGTGGTACCACATGGTCACGTCGGACGCGTGGCTGTACCCGCACTGGATGGCGGGCGCGACCGTCCTCCTGCACGAGGACTTCGACCCCGCCGAGGTGCTGGAACTGGTCGAGGACAACGGCGCGACCGGGCTGCTGGCGGTGCCCACGCAGCTCTCGCTGCTCAACGACGTGCAGGAGAACGCGGCCGACCCCTACGACACGAGCACGCTGTCGTACGTCCGCACCGGCGGGTCGGTCGTCACCGAGGAGCTGGTCGAGCGCACCTCGGAGTTCCTCTCGGAGCACCTCTACAACACGTACGGGATGACCGAGGGCGGCCCGAACTTCACGTTCGCCCACCCCTCGGTGCAGGACGACCACCCGGGTACCATCGGCAAGGAGTCGTTCTCGTGGGAGCTGCGCGTCGTGGAGACCGCGCCCGTCACCGAACACCCCGACCCGGAGGCGGAGGTCGGGCCGGGCGAGCAGGGCGAAATCATCGCGCGCGGGCCGGGCGTCCCGGACGGCTACATCGACAACCCGGAGGCCGAGGAGAAGTCGTTCTTCGACGAGTGGCTGCGCACCCGCGACGTCGCCGAGGTCGACGAGGACGGCTTCCTCTACATCACCGACCGCGTGGACAACATGTTCATCAGCGGCGGGGAGAACATCTACCCCGCGGAGGTCGAGCGCGCCATCGACGGCCACCCCGCGGTCGCGGAGACGCTCGTGTTCGGCCGCGACGACCCCGAGTGGGGGAAGAAGGTCACGGCCATCGTCGTCGCGGAGGCCGACGTCGACGCCGAGGAACTGGACGACTTCTGCTGCAAGCACGACGGGCTGGCGAACTACAAGCGCCCCCGCGAGTACGTCGTCCGCGAGGAGCCGCTGCCGCGCACGGACACCGGCACCGTCCAGCGCCAGCAGGCCATCGACCGCCACTTCGACTGA
- a CDS encoding cupin domain-containing protein, with translation MATEDPEDLLEMSADTRGLLDEHDLVPLWEVEDEMGSLVDDIGANIWKWEDIQAAIDGIEADVPIEDLPPGFQRRVAVPINAPHAISNTIYVGVQTVSPGETAPAHRHASSALRFTIDGHEDMKTVVAGEEFPMRDHDLITTPQWEWHDHVNDSDETAAWLDILDLPLFLDTLNNSHVFENHELERQPVTKTQGYWDSQYGRGRPTNGDDDDSIPGPFEGDRAATPPYRFGWAEMVEALRQHADNDDPDPYDGHSMAYVNPATGEPPVTPTMSFRAQLLQEATDDHFHNSTEVYFVIEGEGVTHVGDEALEWGEKDIFVVPPDEIHHHEPEGEEAILLGITDEPVLRALNFYAEAEPSS, from the coding sequence ATGGCAACGGAAGACCCGGAGGACCTCCTAGAGATGAGTGCGGACACGAGGGGCCTCCTCGACGAGCACGACCTCGTGCCGCTGTGGGAGGTCGAAGACGAGATGGGGAGCCTCGTGGACGACATCGGCGCGAACATCTGGAAGTGGGAGGACATCCAGGCCGCCATCGACGGCATCGAGGCGGACGTGCCCATCGAGGACCTGCCGCCGGGCTTCCAGCGGCGGGTCGCCGTCCCAATCAACGCGCCCCACGCGATTTCGAACACCATCTACGTGGGCGTCCAGACGGTCTCGCCCGGCGAGACGGCGCCCGCGCACCGGCACGCCTCCAGCGCGCTCCGGTTCACCATCGACGGCCACGAGGACATGAAGACGGTCGTGGCCGGCGAGGAGTTCCCGATGCGGGACCACGACCTCATCACGACGCCGCAGTGGGAGTGGCACGACCACGTCAACGACTCCGACGAGACGGCGGCGTGGCTGGACATCCTCGACCTGCCGCTGTTCTTGGACACGCTGAACAACTCCCACGTCTTCGAGAACCACGAGCTGGAGCGCCAGCCGGTGACGAAGACGCAGGGCTACTGGGACTCCCAGTACGGCCGCGGCCGCCCGACCAACGGGGACGACGACGATTCCATCCCCGGTCCCTTCGAGGGCGACCGCGCGGCGACGCCGCCGTACCGCTTCGGCTGGGCGGAGATGGTGGAGGCGCTGCGCCAGCACGCGGACAACGACGACCCAGACCCCTACGACGGCCACAGCATGGCGTACGTCAACCCGGCGACGGGCGAGCCGCCGGTGACGCCGACGATGTCGTTCCGCGCGCAGTTGCTCCAGGAAGCGACCGACGACCACTTCCACAACTCCACGGAGGTGTACTTCGTCATCGAGGGCGAGGGCGTCACGCACGTCGGCGACGAGGCCCTGGAGTGGGGCGAGAAGGACATCTTCGTCGTGCCGCCGGACGAGATTCACCACCACGAGCCCGAGGGCGAGGAGGCCATCCTGCTGGGCATCACCGACGAGCCGGTGCTGCGCGCGCTGAACTTCTACGCGGAAGCCGAGCCCTCCTCGTAA
- a CDS encoding gamma carbonic anhydrase family protein, whose amino-acid sequence MLRAYDGVTPTVAESAYVDERATVIGDVEIGPEASVWPGAVLRGDHGRIVLEERANVQDNATLHEHAVLEAGATVGHNAVVHDATVGERSVVGIGAVVLDDAEVGPGSVVGANSTVTEDTEIPGDVLAVGTPAEVRQELEGDFWAGAGDRYAELAKEYAGTTRVVEDGPVLPE is encoded by the coding sequence ATGCTCCGAGCGTACGACGGCGTGACGCCGACGGTCGCGGAGTCGGCGTACGTCGACGAGCGAGCGACCGTCATCGGGGACGTAGAGATTGGACCGGAAGCGAGCGTGTGGCCGGGCGCGGTGCTGCGCGGCGACCACGGCCGCATCGTGCTCGAGGAGCGCGCGAACGTCCAGGACAACGCGACCCTCCACGAGCACGCGGTGCTGGAGGCGGGCGCGACCGTCGGCCACAACGCCGTCGTCCACGACGCGACGGTCGGCGAGCGCAGCGTCGTCGGCATCGGCGCGGTGGTCCTCGACGACGCCGAAGTCGGACCGGGCAGCGTCGTCGGCGCGAACAGCACGGTCACCGAGGACACCGAGATTCCCGGCGACGTACTCGCCGTCGGGACGCCCGCGGAAGTCCGCCAAGAGTTGGAGGGAGACTTCTGGGCGGGCGCCGGCGACCGCTACGCCGAACTCGCGAAGGAGTACGCCGGGACGACGCGCGTCGTCGAGGACGGCCCCGTGCTGCCGGAGTGA
- a CDS encoding SLC13 family permease, which yields MTTETTWTDVLRGQFDPAWLSLPVGIAAAAAVLVYAPVEADMASILAITVFSISLWVGAPVAPWLTGLLAVGLVGAAFSTDLALTGFQSAATWLVVLGILLGEATRQSGLASAVERAALGVLPGDAATNAKTTYRNLLVVLCVAALGFVVLVPSSLVRVLILGPILISVGKRFSDRSARVGLFLGPLFVTYYAGTGILTGSLANIIINGLLEANAGVSIGWMEWAVWLGPVMGVGRAAVITAIAYALYRPADADAIDVSDNSEHGTEAASEARRMMAFLLVGVAIWATDSVHGLHPLYGALVVTVLAFTPRVGVVGADAVENANFSIVFFLGAIFAIAAGLQQTGFTDVAADAILASFPQDASLSVALAFLALASLALTFLMEGLAVASVLTPVLVAFAESAGLPLYPVMMTEAVALNSYFFPYQSAVLVAILGLDVVDSMELIKMAALCSLATLFVLLPVQIGIFALAF from the coding sequence GTGACGACTGAAACGACGTGGACGGACGTGCTCCGCGGGCAGTTCGACCCGGCGTGGCTCTCGCTGCCGGTCGGTATCGCCGCGGCCGCCGCCGTCCTCGTGTACGCGCCCGTCGAAGCCGACATGGCGAGCATCCTCGCCATCACCGTCTTCTCCATCAGCCTCTGGGTGGGTGCGCCCGTCGCCCCGTGGCTCACCGGCCTGCTCGCGGTCGGGCTGGTCGGCGCCGCCTTCTCGACGGACCTCGCGCTCACCGGCTTCCAGTCCGCCGCGACGTGGCTGGTCGTCCTCGGCATCCTGCTCGGGGAGGCCACCCGGCAGAGCGGGCTCGCCAGCGCGGTCGAACGCGCCGCGCTCGGCGTGCTCCCCGGGGACGCCGCCACGAACGCGAAGACCACGTACCGGAACCTGCTGGTCGTGCTGTGCGTGGCCGCGCTCGGGTTCGTCGTGCTCGTGCCCTCGTCGCTGGTGCGCGTGCTCATCCTCGGCCCCATCCTCATTTCCGTCGGCAAGCGCTTCTCGGACCGCAGCGCCCGCGTCGGCCTGTTCCTCGGGCCGCTGTTCGTCACCTACTACGCGGGCACCGGCATCCTCACCGGGTCGCTGGCGAACATCATCATCAACGGCCTGCTGGAGGCCAACGCCGGCGTCTCCATCGGCTGGATGGAGTGGGCGGTCTGGCTCGGCCCCGTGATGGGCGTCGGGCGTGCGGCCGTCATCACCGCCATCGCGTACGCGCTCTACCGGCCGGCCGACGCCGACGCCATCGACGTGTCCGACAACTCCGAGCACGGGACCGAGGCCGCCTCGGAGGCGCGGCGCATGATGGCGTTCCTGCTGGTCGGCGTCGCCATCTGGGCGACCGACTCCGTCCACGGCCTCCACCCGCTGTACGGCGCGCTCGTCGTCACCGTCCTCGCGTTCACGCCCCGCGTCGGCGTCGTCGGCGCCGACGCCGTCGAGAACGCCAACTTCTCCATCGTGTTCTTCCTCGGCGCCATCTTCGCCATCGCCGCCGGCCTCCAGCAGACCGGATTCACCGACGTCGCCGCCGACGCCATCCTCGCGTCGTTCCCGCAGGACGCGTCGCTGTCGGTCGCGCTCGCGTTCCTCGCGCTCGCGTCGCTGGCGCTGACGTTCCTCATGGAGGGGCTGGCGGTCGCGAGCGTGCTGACGCCCGTGCTCGTCGCGTTCGCCGAGAGCGCCGGCCTCCCGCTGTACCCGGTGATGATGACCGAAGCGGTCGCGCTCAACTCCTACTTCTTCCCCTACCAGTCGGCGGTCCTCGTGGCGATTCTGGGGCTGGACGTCGTGGACTCGATGGAGCTCATCAAGATGGCGGCGCTGTGCTCACTAGCAACGCTGTTCGTCCTGCTCCCGGTACAGATCGGCATCTTCGCGCTCGCGTTCTGA